Proteins from a single region of Phycisphaeraceae bacterium D3-23:
- a CDS encoding sulfatase: MRLLYLLLLLCITPACAAQQAEADRADAETDRAAPPARPNIILFLVDDMGWQDTSVQFGPERTHWNDHYRTPNMQRLADRGVKFTNAYASSPVCSPTRCAILTGQNPARTGITDWVGHGRSGNDELQSPEWTSQGLQPGDGNITLPQVLSDAGYLTAHIGKAHFGSGPGADPTNLGFDINIGGSHVGSPRGQGEQGAYFAPFPENAHPNMAHFPEGTYITDALTQEAINVIDRATDEGKPFFINLAHYAVHTPIAGQGDPRFLGNYPDDLPQVERDYAAMVESMDASLGAVMDHLEERGIADNTIIIFFSDNGGLSNHTRATTDGNEDDVWQRDWHNSPAFSGKGSGYDGGMRVPMIVAWAGQDVDPLRYFSPARKSIRRPVDAADLYPTILGTTGIEHTDLNERCDGVDLRSYWFSPRDRHEFGLFWHYPHQWYNAPQATQEAGIRPFSAIRKDEFKLVYFYSPEGGEIEIYNVADDPMEQSNLMEDSPHPAFVQRMAGLLLDWLERTDAALPIDKATGEPVDISNLLEAAGR; the protein is encoded by the coding sequence ATGCGTCTACTTTATCTCCTCCTGCTCCTGTGCATCACCCCCGCCTGCGCGGCGCAGCAGGCGGAAGCCGACCGAGCCGACGCCGAGACCGACCGCGCCGCGCCCCCCGCCCGTCCCAACATCATCCTCTTCCTCGTCGACGACATGGGCTGGCAGGACACCTCCGTCCAGTTCGGCCCCGAACGCACACACTGGAACGACCACTACCGCACGCCCAACATGCAGCGCCTGGCCGACCGGGGCGTGAAGTTCACCAACGCCTATGCGTCCAGCCCCGTCTGCAGCCCGACCCGCTGCGCGATCCTCACCGGCCAAAACCCCGCACGCACCGGCATCACCGACTGGGTCGGCCACGGCCGCAGCGGGAACGATGAGCTCCAGTCCCCCGAGTGGACCAGCCAAGGGCTCCAGCCCGGCGACGGGAACATCACCCTGCCCCAAGTGCTGAGTGACGCCGGATACCTCACCGCCCACATCGGCAAGGCCCACTTCGGCAGCGGGCCCGGGGCCGACCCGACCAACCTGGGCTTCGATATCAACATCGGCGGCAGCCACGTCGGCTCCCCGCGCGGCCAAGGCGAGCAGGGGGCCTACTTCGCGCCCTTCCCCGAGAACGCCCACCCCAACATGGCCCACTTTCCCGAAGGGACCTACATCACCGACGCGCTGACGCAGGAAGCGATCAACGTCATCGACCGCGCGACCGACGAGGGCAAGCCCTTCTTCATCAACCTCGCCCACTACGCCGTGCACACTCCGATCGCCGGCCAGGGCGACCCGCGCTTCCTCGGCAACTACCCCGACGACCTGCCGCAGGTTGAGCGCGACTACGCCGCGATGGTCGAGTCGATGGATGCCTCCCTGGGCGCGGTGATGGACCACCTGGAAGAGCGCGGCATCGCCGACAACACCATCATCATCTTCTTCTCCGACAACGGCGGGCTGAGCAACCACACCCGCGCGACGACGGATGGCAACGAAGATGATGTGTGGCAGCGCGACTGGCATAACAGCCCAGCGTTTAGTGGGAAGGGGAGCGGGTACGACGGGGGGATGCGGGTTCCGATGATCGTGGCGTGGGCGGGGCAAGATGTTGATCCACTTCGTTACTTTTCTCCAGCTCGCAAATCGATTCGGCGTCCGGTGGATGCGGCCGATCTGTACCCAACGATACTAGGTACGACGGGGATTGAACACACCGATTTGAATGAGCGATGCGATGGTGTTGACTTGAGGTCATATTGGTTCTCGCCAAGAGATAGGCACGAGTTTGGGCTGTTTTGGCACTACCCCCATCAGTGGTACAACGCCCCGCAGGCAACGCAAGAGGCGGGCATCCGGCCGTTCAGCGCGATACGAAAAGATGAATTCAAACTGGTTTACTTCTATTCGCCAGAAGGTGGAGAAATCGAAATCTATAACGTGGCGGATGATCCGATGGAGCAAAGCAACTTGATGGAAGACTCGCCCCATCCGGCGTTTGTCCAACGCATGGCAGGCCTCCTCCTCGACTGGCTCGAACGCACCGACGCCGCCTTGCCCATCGACAAGGCTACCGGTGAACCGGTAGATATCTCCAACCTGCTGGAGGCGGCGGGGCGATGA
- a CDS encoding gamma-glutamyl-gamma-aminobutyrate hydrolase family protein (Members of this family of hydrolases with an active site Cys residue belong to MEROPS family C26.): MHKPVIGITVDNRDNSADTGQYESGTRYSRAVAEQGGLPLLLPHEVELAAQYVARCDALVLTGGADPVMEQFGCATDGRARRMDQRRQAFELALLHEVDQHRDRAVDPFGDDMPVLGICLGMQLMALHNGAALDQYMPDSIGEDATRNHTDNARHTLTIEHTDSVLTHGHAPGVSPGAVVSSHRQRIADPGRLRVAARAEDGTIEAIDDPARRFYLGVQWHPERGAENDCPMLCGGVIRALIQAAKAQGVGSA, translated from the coding sequence ATGCACAAGCCGGTGATCGGGATCACGGTCGACAACCGCGACAACTCGGCGGACACGGGGCAGTACGAGTCGGGGACGCGGTACAGCCGGGCGGTCGCGGAGCAGGGCGGGCTGCCGCTGCTGCTGCCCCACGAGGTCGAGCTGGCGGCGCAGTATGTCGCGCGGTGCGATGCGCTGGTGCTGACGGGCGGGGCCGACCCGGTGATGGAGCAGTTCGGCTGCGCGACGGACGGCCGGGCGCGACGGATGGACCAGCGGCGTCAGGCGTTCGAGCTGGCACTCCTGCACGAAGTCGACCAGCACCGCGACCGCGCGGTCGACCCGTTCGGCGACGACATGCCCGTGCTGGGCATCTGCCTGGGCATGCAGCTCATGGCCCTGCACAACGGGGCGGCGCTGGACCAGTACATGCCCGACTCGATCGGCGAAGACGCCACACGCAATCACACCGACAACGCGCGGCACACCCTCACGATCGAGCACACCGACAGCGTCCTGACGCACGGCCACGCCCCGGGCGTGTCGCCCGGCGCGGTGGTCTCATCCCACCGCCAACGCATCGCCGACCCCGGCCGGCTGCGCGTCGCGGCCCGCGCGGAAGACGGCACGATCGAGGCGATCGACGACCCGGCAAGGCGGTTCTACCTCGGCGTCCAATGGCACCCCGAGCGCGGCGCAGAGAACGACTGCCCGATGCTGTGCGGCGGGGTGATCCGTGCGCTAATTCAAGCGGCGAAGGCGCAGGGTGTGGGCAGCGCCTAA
- a CDS encoding thioredoxin family protein produces MPTEITQDCSLTDAAYLKLKHSAGLGYADYLATGTPDQQAGWSKIYDQVTLNESQRDTLGGFVREIKVLAVSGIWCGDCVRQGPMLHRIAEGSNGKIDLKWLDRDEHIELQEKVKICAGNRVPVVIFAAEDFELVGYEGDKLLSRYRAMAKSALGPNCPLPGAPVPQDELDAELADWVDAFERVHLILRLSGRLRKKHGD; encoded by the coding sequence ATGCCCACCGAGATCACCCAGGACTGTTCCCTCACCGACGCCGCCTACCTCAAGCTCAAGCACTCGGCCGGCCTCGGCTACGCCGACTACCTCGCGACGGGCACGCCCGACCAGCAGGCTGGGTGGTCGAAGATCTACGACCAGGTCACGCTCAACGAGTCGCAGCGCGACACGCTCGGCGGGTTCGTGCGCGAGATCAAGGTGCTCGCCGTGTCCGGCATCTGGTGCGGCGACTGTGTCCGGCAGGGGCCGATGCTGCATCGCATCGCCGAGGGCTCCAATGGCAAGATTGATCTCAAGTGGCTCGACCGTGATGAGCACATCGAGTTGCAAGAGAAGGTCAAGATCTGCGCGGGCAACCGTGTGCCGGTCGTCATCTTTGCGGCCGAGGATTTTGAACTGGTCGGTTACGAGGGGGACAAGCTCCTGAGCCGGTACCGCGCGATGGCGAAGTCGGCGCTGGGCCCGAACTGCCCGCTGCCCGGCGCGCCCGTGCCGCAGGACGAGTTGGATGCGGAATTGGCCGACTGGGTCGATGCGTTCGAGCGGGTGCATCTCATACTGCGTTTGAGCGGCCGGCTGCGGAAGAAGCACGGGGACTAA
- a CDS encoding sigma-70 family RNA polymerase sigma factor, translated as MPQSDATWSDWYDEHMRALVLLARQWCPTHADAEDAVHDAFTTFWPKRTAVDDPAAYLYRCTRNAAIDQLRSKKRRKQREQRAATDKAALLPAIPTPAFEDHEDRLALEQALETLPKAQREAVVMKVWGGLTFEQIGSASDVSPNTAASRYRYGLAALRKAMETEAQDG; from the coding sequence TTGCCGCAGTCGGATGCAACCTGGAGCGACTGGTACGACGAGCACATGCGGGCGCTGGTGCTGCTGGCCCGCCAGTGGTGCCCGACCCACGCGGATGCGGAGGACGCTGTGCACGATGCGTTTACGACATTCTGGCCAAAGCGCACAGCGGTCGATGACCCGGCCGCCTACCTCTACCGCTGCACCCGAAACGCCGCGATCGACCAGCTCCGCTCGAAGAAGCGACGCAAGCAGCGCGAGCAGCGGGCCGCCACCGACAAAGCCGCGCTGCTGCCTGCGATACCGACGCCGGCGTTCGAGGACCACGAAGACCGGCTGGCCTTGGAGCAAGCCCTCGAAACCCTGCCCAAAGCGCAGCGCGAGGCCGTCGTGATGAAGGTCTGGGGCGGGCTGACGTTCGAGCAGATCGGCTCGGCCAGCGACGTCTCGCCCAATACGGCGGCGTCGCGCTACCGCTACGGGTTGGCCGCGCTGCGTAAGGCGATGGAAACGGAGGCGCAGGATGGATGA
- the lspA gene encoding signal peptidase II produces MADAKPNDNPKASDSAVDAAPLAGKAKVLCVFLAVVVVLLAADLWLKSWSFANIAEVPIQVASGEDGPEVFRPGVDGEPEWVLLEPGPGGHPSTAIPPREEPVVVVPGLLDMQLVLNTGAVFGLGQGQRWLFIVVSVFATGVIFVLVWRSPPGRWCYPVALGMILSGALGNLYDRVRFSAVRDMLHMLPDTELWPWIFNLADVALVVGVIAVLALSWVEGLREKRAGGGAMKRSGSAKSAG; encoded by the coding sequence ATGGCTGACGCGAAACCCAACGACAATCCGAAGGCTTCTGACTCGGCGGTCGACGCTGCGCCGCTGGCCGGTAAGGCGAAGGTGCTGTGCGTGTTCCTGGCTGTTGTGGTCGTGCTACTCGCCGCCGACCTCTGGCTCAAGTCGTGGTCGTTTGCCAACATCGCCGAGGTGCCGATCCAGGTTGCGTCCGGGGAAGACGGGCCCGAGGTGTTCCGCCCGGGCGTCGATGGCGAGCCCGAGTGGGTGCTGCTCGAACCCGGCCCCGGGGGCCACCCCTCGACTGCGATCCCGCCGCGCGAGGAGCCGGTCGTGGTCGTGCCGGGGCTTCTAGACATGCAACTCGTCTTGAATACTGGCGCGGTGTTCGGGCTGGGGCAGGGGCAGCGCTGGCTGTTCATCGTCGTCAGCGTGTTCGCGACGGGGGTGATCTTCGTCCTCGTGTGGCGCAGCCCGCCGGGGCGCTGGTGCTACCCCGTCGCGCTGGGCATGATCCTCTCGGGCGCGCTGGGCAACCTCTACGACCGCGTACGTTTTTCGGCGGTGCGGGACATGCTGCACATGCTGCCTGACACGGAGCTCTGGCCGTGGATCTTCAACCTCGCGGATGTCGCGCTGGTAGTGGGGGTGATCGCGGTGTTGGCGCTGAGCTGGGTCGAGGGGCTGCGCGAGAAGCGGGCCGGCGGCGGGGCGATGAAGCGATCGGGCTCGGCCAAGTCGGCGGGCTGA
- a CDS encoding TraR/DksA C4-type zinc finger protein, producing MAKTRSKSTTKPSARKAPTRKKAASKKKAPAKRSAAAASSKSTKKKSAKKTTKKKVVRKSLSKKSAAKKKVTKKKVTKKAASKKSAPKKKTTKKAVAKKKTTKKKVTKKKAPVAKAAPPKPAKIALEDMTVEQAMELEWTMPKLKRVKSGLSRKQVAEYRAMLIEKRAEIVGDVKGMESARSASLDDISHMPLHMADVGTDMFEQEFTLGLIESERRLLNEITEALHRIEDKVYGVCMASGRPIGAARLEFKPWAKYCIEVARLREKRGL from the coding sequence GTGGCCAAAACGCGCAGCAAATCCACCACCAAGCCGTCCGCACGCAAGGCCCCGACACGGAAAAAAGCCGCCAGCAAGAAGAAGGCCCCGGCCAAGAGGTCGGCGGCTGCGGCGTCGTCGAAATCTACCAAGAAGAAGAGCGCGAAGAAGACGACCAAGAAAAAGGTCGTGAGGAAGAGCCTCTCAAAGAAGTCGGCCGCGAAGAAAAAAGTGACCAAGAAGAAGGTCACGAAGAAGGCCGCTTCGAAGAAGTCCGCACCAAAGAAGAAGACTACGAAGAAGGCGGTGGCGAAGAAGAAGACGACCAAAAAGAAAGTCACGAAGAAGAAGGCCCCGGTCGCGAAGGCCGCGCCGCCCAAGCCCGCGAAGATCGCACTCGAAGACATGACCGTCGAGCAGGCGATGGAACTCGAGTGGACGATGCCCAAGCTCAAGCGGGTGAAGAGCGGGCTGTCGCGCAAGCAGGTCGCCGAGTACCGCGCGATGCTGATCGAGAAGCGGGCCGAGATCGTTGGGGATGTGAAGGGGATGGAGAGCGCGCGCAGCGCGTCGCTCGACGACATCTCGCACATGCCGCTGCACATGGCGGACGTCGGCACGGACATGTTCGAGCAGGAGTTCACCCTCGGGCTCATCGAGTCGGAGCGGCGTCTGCTCAACGAGATCACCGAGGCGCTGCACCGGATCGAAGACAAGGTCTACGGCGTGTGCATGGCGTCGGGTCGGCCGATCGGCGCGGCACGCCTCGAATTCAAGCCCTGGGCGAAGTACTGCATCGAGGTCGCCCGGCTGCGTGAGAAACGCGGGCTGTAA